DNA sequence from the Dreissena polymorpha isolate Duluth1 chromosome 3, UMN_Dpol_1.0, whole genome shotgun sequence genome:
attatattcgCGAATGTCTCCCGTGACGATGTCGTCTATTCCCGTTTTCGATCAGGTGACCCACCCGCTGTGGTGCCTATCATAGGATTCCCGCTCACGTGACCTACTCCGGTGACGATCCCTGTCATACGACTCGTGTCTGTCCCTCCTGTCATACGACTTGTGTCTGTCCCTCCTGTCATACGACTTGTGTCTGCCCCTCCTGTCATACGAATCGTGTCTGTCCCTCCTGTCAAACGACAAACGACTCGTTTCTGCCCCTCCTGTCATATGACTCGTGTCTGTCCCTCCTGTCATACGACTCGTGTCTGTCCATCCTGTCATACGATTCGTGTCTGTCCCTCCTGTCATAC
Encoded proteins:
- the LOC127872567 gene encoding uncharacterized protein LOC127872567 — translated: MTGGTDTSRMAVRADTSRMTGGADTSRMAGGADTSRMTGGTDTSRMAGETDTRRMTGGTDTNRMTGWTDTSRMTGGTDTSHMTGGAETSRLSFDRRDRHDSYDRRGRHKSYDRRDRHKSYDRRDRHESYDRDRHRSRSRERESYDRHHSGPVKSLTSSQCVSTCKELKQSPVRENSGPLLRKIEYGYFGL